The Salvelinus namaycush isolate Seneca chromosome 5, SaNama_1.0, whole genome shotgun sequence genome segment AAATGTGCTTGGTTGAAATGAGACGGTCCTTCTCCACTCATCAGGCAAATgacgtttacaggggtggatcccaaaataaatgtttaaagtGATCAAAACAAATGAAGATGCAAAACAGTTTATAGTTAAAACAATACGTAGCATATTGTTTTAAAACTGTGCATGTTCTCCTCTGACAAAACCAAATCTGATTCAAATGGGGTGTGGTATATTTCAAATGGGGTGTGGTATATTTCAAATGGGGTGTGGTATATttcaaagggggtgtggtatatttcaaagggggtgtggtatatttcaaatggggtgtggtatatttcaaagggggtgtggtatatttcaaatggggtgtggtatatttcaaagggggtgtggtatatttcaAAGGGTGTGTGGTATATttcaaagggggtgtggtatatttcaaatggggtgtggtatatttaaaacggggtgtggtatatttcaaagggggtgtggtatatttcaAATGGGGTGTGGTATATTTCAAATGGGGTGTGGTATATTTCAAACGGGGTGTGGCAGATGTCAAAACTCTTCTGCAGTAGGATACTGTAGACATGAGTGTCCTCAATGAAAAGTGGCTATCGAGGAGGGGACGACACTCTTCCGTTTGCCTACTAATAAATCGACACACTCCTCGACCACTCATCGGTTTCCGGGTCACaaatgagagaggacagaggagagaggacagaggacggTCTTTTAGCCAAAGGAGAAAGCATAGGTAAAGAAgagagtgaagaaggaaggataaagccctcccccccccctcacctTCTCAGCGTTGTAAGTGATGGTGTAGTCAGAGTTGACAAACAGGATGTTCTCAGGTTTGAGGTCAGTGTGGGTCAGCTTGTTGATATGGAGAACTGCAGAGGGAAACAGATAAACCATGCATCCATCATGATAATACCTGGACAGCCAAGGTGACACTGCCCAGCGTTGCACTTGCTGCCCATAGGAGTTCCTCTACAGTATGTAGTAGACCAGCGGTATTCAACTCTGACcttacgaggtccggagcctgctgcttttctgttctacctgatactTAATTgctctaaatcagtctctgattagaggggaacaatgaaaaaagcagtggaactggctttgaggccCAGAGTTGAGATTCAGGCTAGTAGACTGAGCTACATCAATGAACCAGCGCCCTCTTCTGGTCAAAGAGACCAATACCAGACACCAAACAATCCCTGGTAAGTAATGTCATAGTCTATGGAAGTAGTCACAAACCAACCCTGGTTCTGGAGAGCTACCAGCATGCACATAGGCATACATATATGTGTGTAACACACTCACAGTTGACGGCGAAGCAGATCTGGTAGGCCATCTGGCGGATGTGATCCATACAGTACGGCAGGAAGTTGTTCTCCTTCAGGAAGTCAAAAGTGCTGAGGGCTAGCAGCTCCATGGAGATACACACATGACCATGGTAGTCAAACCAGTCCAGCATCTGAACACAttgactgtgagagagagagcgagagacagacaggggggggggggggagaaagaaatGAGAAGTAAAGAGAAAGCCACAGAAGGTGAGGGAAACAACTTCTCAAACTTTCTACTGGTTCATCAGACTCCTTACTGTTTGTTGTGTGGGTCTTTCTCGTTGATTTTCTCCAGGACATTGATCTCCAGTTTAGCAGCTTGTCTGTACTTCTCCATGTTCTTAATGATCTTCAGAGCTACACGTGCCCcagccctgagagagagacagagtgaatagctagctaacaaccagcACACGCTCCACCTGATGCTCTACGAGTGTGCATGCGTATTTTATAAATGCCTCTCATACCTGCGCCGGTCCACACACCTCACCACCTTCCCAAAGGTGCCCTCTCCCAACAGACTGATAACCTCATCTGATGGGGAAGACGAAGAGATGGAGGCATGGGGATTCAATTAAAGACTGGGAAGTAGAGGAGTCTCTTTATGAGAGGGCTCGAAAATATTCACCTATCCTGTCTTTTCAATATGTGAAGACTAGAGGATAGTAGGAGGGGGAGTGACTAGTAGATGAGAAGATAAAGATAGATGAGATAGATAAACATAGCCTACATCTCTCTTGTAGAACGTCTCCATTCTGGTAGGCCAGGTGACCATTGTCAGGGGCCTTCTCATTCTTCCCTGGCCCCTCACTGCTGCTCCgctaggggtcagaggtcaggggtcaggggtttaGAGGAGGGGACAACAGGGCAAAAGTCGTCAGCATAGTTGGACTGAGCCTCTCAATAACATACACACAGCTGACATAACAGCTGCTTAATAATCCAAAATGCTTGTAAGCTGAGGACTAGTGTTGGAAGCCCCCGATGATGTTATCCAATTCCACAGGCTCCTCCTAACTCCCTTTAAGAAAACAGTCCATTTCTGATGAATGTAATGACTTGGGACTGCCACCTGGAGCAAGTAACTGGTGAAGTGAACTGCACTTAAACAGAGTATGCACAAGTGGACTATATCAGTAGTGGACTATGTTAtctgtacatacagtagagtgGAGCGCTAAaccctctccctgtcctgtcctggtATTAAGGGCCTAAATGAGAAATGTCAAGTGACTGGCTGGCCTGCATGGAGCAGCTCTGTGACTATTTCCATCTACATTCTAAGACTGTTATTAATATCAGAACATCACAAGGAGAAAGagtgctgagagaaagagagagcgagagagaaagagagagagtgctgagagaaagagagagcgagagagtgctGAGCGGGCAACTTTCTCTGACTTAGAGGGTGGCTTACCGACTGAATGTAAATCATACAAcgtaggtacacacacacacacactatctctctctctctatgagttGTGGTAGAGAGGCAGAACacaggtagagagagtgaagggTTGCCAGGAATAAAACTGTGCTGTATCAAGCTTCACAAAACACAACTAAATGATATCAAACATTAAGAAAAAGGCAGTGAACAAATGAACAGTGCAtagcagaggaaaggagaggatgggagaggatgggagagagaaggaaaggaaaggagaggatgggagagagaaggaaaggaaaggagaaaaTGGAAAAGAGAagcagacgaggaggaagaggagggaagatGCAGATGGGTACTcacagagaggcagaggcagataCAGTCCAGAAAGCTCTTATACACAGAGTACAACTCTGTCTTCCCCATAactcagaacagagagagggaattaAGAAGATACGGGAAAAAGAGGGGATAGGAAGATACAGCGTAGGTAAAGAACACAGCAAAGAAGGAAGGATAAAGTCCACAAATAGTGAAACAGGAAAAGGAAAGAcgacagaagagaggagacagaaactaatgacaaagcaaaaaggaGTGCAGAGGAAGACAGAACTAATATAAGAGTGAGAAAGACAGAACAGACAAAGTAAACAGAGGGAAGAGAAaacagaaaaaagaaaaagacagtGGCAGAGAAGAGATTAAATGAACCGATGAAGACAGAACAGAGAagcaaagagacagacagacggataaGGAGAAAGTagatagggaaggagagatatGAGAAGGATACaggagattgagagagaagagggagttGAGACGGACACTAATAATAACCTTTGGTCACACCCCCCAGGGAAAGTCCTGAGACCAGAATTAAgatgtggagtgtgtgtgagtgtaggtgtgtgtgagtgtatgaggGGCATATTTAGTTTCCCTCCCTGACACTCCTGTCACCTCCTTAACCCCCGCACTCTGGCATAGTGCTTTTCTACACCTGTCCTCTGTGTATGCTGTTGAAGAAAAACTTGTTCCAATGATCAGGCAGAGCTCATTTTCAAATTAAGATTTTATTCAAGCAATTGCAAGGAAGTTAACTCTCCGGATATACCAGGGAGGAACTtaaacatgtacaaattacccaGTCATGTATATTCTTCACCAACACAAAGAACtgctttcaacgtggcaccgtcataggatgctacctttccaacaagtcagtttgtcaaatttctgccctgctagagctgccccggtcaactgtaagtgctgttatagtgaagtggaaacgtctaggagcaacaacagctcagctgcaaagtggtaggccacacaagctcacagaacgggactgccgagtgctgaagggTGTAGCGCGTAAAAAGTCTCTGCCCTCAGTTTCAACACTccctactgagttccaaactgccatgTAGTGCATCTCTTCACTACAAGCACAACTTCTGAAACTTTTTTTAGGAATAATGTTTACAAGCACGACTAGACCCATCTCTAAGCTTTACACCAAACCAAGTGGTTGGGCTGCTGTTGGGCTGACACAAACTCAGGATTGTACCTTTAAAGTTTGCAGTCTGTGTTTGGTGATACTGATCTGGCCTGTATGTCAGTTAGTAGATGGATAGGTGTAACAGATGAATATGGGAGCAGTATAGCTTTAATAGGCTAAATGGGCTGCTAGTGTTGTCATTAAGCAGAGAATGAAGTGGATGTGATTTATCACTTAAACATTCACTTTAGCATAGTAATTGATCAATTTCTGCTTGAAATTGTCAGTTAAACTGACTGTTGATCTGGACGGTTATTTGATTCTGTCTGTAGTTACATACAATAAATACATTACCACTCTAACCCCCAACGCTGACCCTTTGCCTTCCACCCAAACTACTGAGCTGAATAACATTCATCTATAGCAGTGGTTCTTAACCTGGGTTCGATCGAACCCCAGGGGTTCGGTGAGTCAGTCTCAGGGGTTCGGCGGAGGTCAAGACACACATCCGACTCATATGATTCGTGATGACACGCCCCGCTTGGCCATCATTGGCTGCAGGTGATCACGCTACATCGCTTGGCCTATCTGTGCTGCAGGGAACTTGGTGCGCTCAGTAGTCGACTTGTGACTGTCGTGATGGTACGTCTTGTGATTTCTTTCTTAATATTTTAATCCCTTCATACTTACTATgtcgagcaaaaaaagaaagtggtCGGACGAATATGTACAATATGGATTCACATGTATAACGGAACGTGATGGGAGTCAGCGTCCTAACTGCATGATTTGCAATGCCAAGTTGAGCAATTCTAGTCTAGCACCGGCAAAACTAAGAGAACACTTCCTTAAGCTGCATGGAGATGGAAAATACAAGAACACAACGCTCGCTGAATTCAAGGTGAAGAGAGCCAGATTCGATGAAAAGGCTACTCTGCCTGTTCTCGGCTTTGTACCCATCAACAAACCGATCCTCACAGCATCGTACGAAGTTGCTTACTTGATCGCAAAACAGGGCAAACCACACACCATTGGTGAAACACTCATAAAACCAGCTGTGTTGAAGATGGCGAATATCATGCTGGGAAAAGAGGCTGAAGTTAAGTTATCCCAGATTCCTCTTTCAAATGACACCATCAGCGACAGAATAGAGGACATGAGCAAAGACATCTTGGCTCAAGTAGTTGCAGATCTGATTTCAAGCCCGGCAAAATTCAGCCTTCAACTCGACGAGACAACAGACGTTTCCAATCTAAGCCAGTTTGCTGTATTCATGCGCTATGTGAAAGACAACGTGATAaaggaagattttttattttgtaagcctCTTACAACAACAACTAAGGCAGCCGATGTGAAGAAACTTGTGGATGACTTCTTCAAAGACAACAATCTTTCGTGGGATATGGTTTCTGCAGTTTGTTCGGACGGAGCTCCAGTCATGCTGGGAACAAAGTCTGGTTTTGGTGCGCTAGTGAAAGCCGATGCACCACACATCATTATTACGCATTGTATTCTGCACAGGCATGCGTTGGCAACAAAAACCTTGCCTCCAAAACTGGCAGAAGTATTAAAAATTGTAGTGGAATGGGTGAACTATGTGCGAACTAGTGCTCTGAGGCACCGCATCTTCAGTGAGCTGTGTAAAGAAATGGGCTCTGAATTCGAGGTACTTCTGTACCATTCTAACGTTCGGTGGTTATCCCGGGGACAGGTGCTGAATCGTGTTTTTGCCGTGCGTGTGGAATTAGCCCTGTTTTTGCAAGAGCACCAACATTGTCATGCAGATTGCTTCAAAAATTCTGAGTTCATTCTCATTTTAGTGTACATGGCTGATATCTTCGCAGCTCTCAATCATCTCAATCAAAAGATGCAGGGCGGTGGAGTCAACATCATCGAAGCGGAGGAAAACCTGAAGGCTTTTCAAAAAAAGCTACCGTTATGGAAACGACGAACAGAGAACGATAACTTCGCAAACTTTCCCCTGCTGGACGACTGTGTAAGTAAGATCGAAGATGTATCTGGAATCGGAGACATTTCTGTACCCGCGGAACTGAAGCAAGCAATTGCCATGCACTTAGATGAGCTTGCAAAGTCTCTCGACGGATTCTTCCCTACAAGAGAGTCATATCCAGCATGGGTGAGACAGCCGTTCGCGTTTAGTGTTGAGACAACAGATGTCAATGATGAATACCTCGATGAAATCATTGAAATTCAGCAGAGCCAGGTTCAACAGCAACTCTTCAGAACAACAACGCTTTCAACGTTTTGGTGTCAACAAATGGTGACGTACCCTGTTATTGCTAAGAAAGCTCTGGAGATTTTCATACCGTTTGTTACAACATATCTTTGCGAGCAATCCTTTTCGAGGATGCTGGACATAAAAACGAAGAAAAGGAacagactttgttgcgaaaatgacatgagtggcacttgccaaggtgaagccgcgcatttctgaactggtctctgaaaggcaacagcagaagtcacactgatttgcagtaaatattcattattatgttttgatgattttgttctttgaacacacggtgttgatgttgatgcacggttcattttgtgcaccagtaaaatatatacctATGTTTTGAATTTGAAAAGAAATCACTTTTTATTTTTCCAATTAAGAAGGGTTCGGTGAATGCGCATATGAAACTGGTGGGGTTCAGTACCTCCAACAAGGTTAAGAACCACTGATCTATAGCATAGTAAATACAGTCAAACATCAACAGAAGACGTTAAGTCATTTTATTTTACGGTCATGTTTCATGGAATGTTATAAGAACAAATTGGACTTTTTATTACAGCTTTTGTGGTGTTCATCTCACATAGGAAAGAGCAGGAAGCCACTGAAGGAGCTGTGTTTATTTGAATCATCATAGATCGTTTAGCCTGATGGGAGACGCATGTAGACCAAGTCCCCCTCCAGTTCTAGTCCCAGAATTGGAGAGATACTGTCCCCTTCCGTGACTATTGTACTGTCCATTCCACATTATACCCTGGTCATTCTTGAACAAACCGAAGTCCATGTACTCCTCTCACTGAAGACACCTGCATCAGAGGAAAAACAGAGAGATCAACACAGTCAGTCTCTCAAAGCCACCAGACACTGGAGCAGCCTGTTAGTGATGTTGGACTCAGTGTCTGTATCTGGTCCCAATGGACATGTGTGTTCATACATGTAGATGGGTGTGTAAGCAAGCAGTAGGCTACCTGTAGCTGCTTGAGCTGAAATTACAAATATAGGAACAATTTTGGGAACCTGTTCCTTGGCTGATTTGGACCAAATATATCAAATCCTCTTTACATACTCTATTTTTAAATCTCTACATTACCTGCATTCTGTCTTCAGCTCCTCTACATGGCTCTCACTCTGGCCTGCAATTCTACAATATCATACAAAGAAACGGTTGAAGAATTCAACACACCACTACTCTGCTGATTACAGTAATCACATTAGATACAGCTGTCTTACTTTACCTGTGTTGTCTTTTCAGTTCCTCCACCTTGTTCTTGTAGAACTGCAGTTCAGTCTTAGTGATACTCAGCTCCACCCCCTGGTTCACCACCTCTTTCTGCAGCTCCTTCACCTGGCTCTCACCAGCTGTCACTCTGGCCCCCATGTTTCTCAGCCCCACTCCCTGTTCCACCACCATGTTCCTCAGCCCCACTCCCTGTTCCACCACCATGTTCCTCAGCCCCACTCTCTGTTCCACCACCATGTTCCTCAGCCCCACTCTCTGTTCCACCACCATGTTCCTCAGCCCCACTCTCTGTTCCACCACCATGTTCCTCAGCCCCACTCGCTGTTCCACCACCATGTTCCTCAGTTCCACCACCATGTTCCTCAGCCCCACTCCCTGTTCCACAGCCCCACTCTGTTCCATCATGTTCCTCAGCCCCACTCTCTGTTCCACCACCATGTTCCTCAGCCCCACTCTCTGTTCCACCACCATGTTCCTCAGCCCCACTCTCTGTTCCACCACCATGTTCCTCAGCCCCACTCGCTGTTCCACCACCATGTTCCTCAGCCCCACTCCCTGTTCCACCACCATGTTCCTCAGCCCCACTCTCTGTTCCACCACCATGTTCCTCagctccactctctgttccaccaccatgttcctcagctccactctctgttccaccACCATGTTCCTCAGCTCCACTCTGTTCCACCACCATGTTCCTCAGCTCTACTCTGTTCCACCACAATGTTCCTCAGCCCCACTCTGTTCCACCACAATGTTCCTCAGCCCCACTCTGTTCCACCACCATGTTCCACCACGTCCACTCTCCGTTCCACCACCATGTTCCTCAGCTCCACCACCATGTTCCTCagctccactctctgttccaccaccatgttcctcagctccactctctgttccaccACCATGTTCCTCAGCTCTACTCCCTGGTCCACCACCTCCACAACCATGTTCCTCagctccactctctgttccaccACCATGTTCCTCAGTCCAGATGTCAGGCTGGGTGGTCAACTATTCAGCATCACTCTCCTTGCTCTTTCCTCCTTCACTGTGACCCTGTTCAGTGATATCCTTCTGTCCCCTCCACTCTTTCCATGAGCCCATGTCCCAGacagacagtacagcaacaccaGCAGAGCTACAACACCCCTCATTCTGAAACAATGTCTCTTCAGAACTAATGGAGTCTACTGGGCTCAGTCCCTTTCTTTATACACACTGGTGTTGTTGACCCAATACATGGAAATTGAACAGGTGTCCTCATGTAATATTTTGAGAACATAGCCAAAGGAATGTGTGATATAACAGAACAGGTAAAGATGATTTCTTGGCAGTTGATTCAGATTGTGGGTTGTTTAAGACCATGGGAGATTCACACCTGCTAGTCAGTTAAACCACCCATTTTCTCTCTATTGCATGATCTGTCAAACCAGTCTTGAAATAAACTCATACACAGAGATAATGCTAATTTATTCCACAAAAGCATTAGAACAGTTGAGTCAATTGCATTTTCTAAAAGTCCAACGAGCATGTTTGTATGATCTGTACTCAATGAAGGAAGAGGGAGATTTGGACCAAAAAAAGAAAATGGGGATGGAGGAAATATATTTTATGACAAAATAAATCATTTAGAATGCATTGAAATCTCTTCTACCTCAGTGCTTTCCTACACTAGTAAAACCAGGAGTGGACACATTCCAAATCAACCAGAAACAGGCCACTATTACCCTCCATTAGTGTCTGTTCCTCAGCTGTCTCTCCTATACAGAGTTCAGAGTACACTTGAATCTGTGTGGAAGTCTGGGGCATCTTGCTGCTTGTCACCATGTATCCAGTCCGTCAGTCTCCTGGTTGCGCCTGGTTGGCTGGTTGAGTCTGTTCTCTTTGTATCAGCCAGCCGGTCTGTTTAGTCCATTTTACAGACTCTGCTTTACTGCTGAGCGCATGGCAAAACAGTTTTAACAAATTCTAAGTCATCACAAAATAAATTATATCAAGTGGAGGAGCAGGTAGGAGTGATGGTTCAGGGGAAAGGGGAAGAGGGGGGACTGGGGCTCAGTTTGGGGTGTAAAATCTTCATTATGGAACCCTCCAAAAGGCCCTAGGAGTCAGGGGAGGGAGTATGAGGTTTAATACTCCTGTGTTATGGGGCCATCCAGAAGGGCATGGGCTGCTGTGACTGTGCCTGCTGTGTTTTGGCACGCTGGGGAGGAGGGGGGCAGCGGTACCCCAGAGTCCAGCCCAAGGATGATGTGGGGGTGGAGTGGGTTGCCCCAGCGACGTTACCATGGTTACCTGCCCCCAAGGTTTTGGGGGTGGAGTggtcctcctcttcgtccgaggAGTCACCAGTGTACGCCACGAGCCCCGTCTTCATCCTCTTCACTGAGGGAtctgagagagatgagagagagggaaaaacagtgGGAGAAAGAGGAGCGGggtgcgggagagagagaggggagacatacacacagagagaaagaacacAACCAAAGACCAGCACAAAGGTTTCAAAAACAACAGTTGGAAGTCAATTGTTTACCAACAGATAGGGAGAGAAAGTTAATAGATTGCATTGTGTTTGGCAGCAGGGGTGAGTTAGGTAGAGGGGCATGGGTCAGCAGCGGCAGTCATTGGTCGGTGGGGAGCGGCAGCGTTAGAGCCGTCCAATCACGATGCAGGACAGCGTCACAGGAGAAGAGCCCCACCCCCATCCGGCATCCCACCCAGAGAGACATGGAAGAGAAGAAAAACACAGAGAAAGAACACAAAAAAGAGAGAGTCTTGTTAGTGAGGGAGTCACACACGGGCACAGACACTCCTGTCTGATGACGTCATCAGAAAGGGACGGGCAGCGAGGGGACAGCACCAGCTAGACAGAGGGGGACTCCCAATCTGAAATCCATCCCTAGACACCTCCTACATGTCACATGATCAGATGCCAGGTGTAAGCAGTATGGTAATAAATCAGCCTTACTCTTCTACAGGCCAATTGTAATGGTCTacatattgcttacacctataaAATCCTCTCAGACCTACACAGTGCCTAGGGATAGGGGTTGACTTAGGATCAACGACAGATTTACCTGAGGCAGTGGGTGATCGAAGCTTTGCCGAGTTCTTGATTCTGAACTGACTGACTTTCAAAGCAGAACTTATCGATGAACACTATGCCTGTCTGATGTAATCTGCTATAACCTGTTCTGTCACGTGTGAGAACAGCATGTCTGCATGCAAAATGCTATTTGACTCTGACTACTGACAGCCAAGAGGCCGGGGGGGTGGGCAGCGTGCTTTATGGCTGAGAGGCCATGGATGGGGAGGGGTCAGGGGGATTACATGGGGTGGGGCCCTTACCCAGGGGGCCTTGCAGcggcctcctctcctccatcttggGTGTCATGCCTCCGTTCATTGGAATGGGTGGTGGAGGCATCAGCTGCCTACTgctgaagagaaagagagggaggagggaaggagagagagagagagggaggagggaaggagagagagagagagagagggagggaaggagagagagagggaagagggaaggggagagagaggagggaaggagaggagtcaGTGTTGCACAACATCAATCACAAGCAAACACAAGCCTGCACACACGGTGTGTCCAGCATCTGGGATGAAGGACACTGTTTTAAAGGAGAGCGACTCGTCGCCCCCCATCCCGTACCTGTCCCTCTCCCTCGGCGGCCCGGAGGAACTCGGTGGCGGGGGTCCTGAAGCCTCTGGGCCGGGGCTGCCCACAGGGAAGCCTGCACCTAAATTAGTCATATGAATGGGTCCATGCTATGAGCAGAAAAACACACAGGCGCATTAGCACACATCCTCCCCTAAATCACTATTATTAATAGTAGGCCTACAAGCATATAGTTATCTAAACTATTGAATGGAACTGAACTGCAAAGTTAGTATTCCAAAACGTTTTCCTTATTTTAAGTTTATGCATGCTGTGATTGCACAAAATCCGAAAATAGGAATGGACTGTATTAAAGTAACATATCATTAAATCAAGAGGACACATTTAAATTAGGCCTGTGACGACACTAGTATTACGatattttttccatggcaaaaattaaaacaggaagcagaccaaactctttggtcctttaaaaacctggtGTATGCAAAACATGATGTGtcatagcttggaaaataaataaaatgactcTGGGTGACAACGTAACGATgattgtttccaacattaggtccgttttcctaaagaagttcatccgtttcatgttttgtttccttgccatgaTACTTACTGGTATCGTACCTGCACTAATTT includes the following:
- the LOC120047276 gene encoding dual specificity protein kinase CLK2-like, which gives rise to MGKTELYSVYKSFLDCICLCLSRSSSEGPGKNEKAPDNGHLAYQNGDVLQERYEVISLLGEGTFGKVVRCVDRRRAGARVALKIIKNMEKYRQAAKLEINVLEKINEKDPHNKHQCVQMLDWFDYHGHVCISMELLALSTFDFLKENNFLPYCMDHIRQMAYQICFAVNFLHINKLTHTDLKPENILFVNSDYTITYNAEKKRDERKVKDTTVRLVDFGSATFDHEHHSTIISTRHYRAPEVILELGWSHPCDVWSIGCILFEYYEGFTLYQTHDNQEHLAMMERVRGPLPSTMICKTRKQKYFHCRRLDWNDNSKAGRYVKDHIKPLWRYRLSEAKEHHQFFDLLEKMLEYEPSKRLSLSSALRHPFFLPLRRGSKAWESTRNICR
- the LOC120048753 gene encoding uncharacterized protein LOC120048753 isoform X2 produces the protein MVVEQRVELRNMVVEQRVELRNMVVEQRVGLRNMVVEQGVGLRNMVVEQRVGLRNMVVEQRVGLRNMVVEQRVGLRNMVVEQRVGLRNMMEQSGAVEQGVGLRNMVVELRNMVVEQRVGLRNMVVEQRVGLRNMVVEQRVGLRNMVVEQRVGLRNMVVEQGVGLRNMVVEQGVGLRNMGARVTAGESQVKELQKEVVNQGVELSITKTELQFYKNKVEELKRQHRCLQ
- the LOC120048753 gene encoding uncharacterized protein LOC120048753 isoform X1 — its product is MVVEQRVELRNMVVEQRVELRNMVVEQRVGLRNMVVEQGVGLRNMVVEQRVGLRNMVVEQRVGLRNMVVEQRVGLRNMVVEQRVGLRNMMEQSGAVEQGVGLRNMVVELRNMVVEQRVGLRNMVVEQRVGLRNMVVEQRVGLRNMVVEQRVGLRNMVVEQGVGLRNMVVEQGVGLRNMGARVTAGESQVKELQKEVVNQGVELSITKTELQFYKNKVEELKRQHRIAGQSESHVEELKTECRCLQ